In a single window of the Candidatus Aegiribacteria sp. genome:
- the hypE gene encoding hydrogenase expression/formation protein HypE: MNNRDISQMTCPIPLADYPEVTMAHGGGGRLMNDLIDRVILKAFSNPILEARHDGAVLATEAGKLAFATDSHVITPLFFPGGDIGALAVYGTVNDLAMCGARPRWLSASFIIEEGFSMETLWRVVVSMAEASKKTGISIVTGDTKVVDNGKGDGIYINTSGIGIIRPGIEIAPSRIRKGDAVVLSGDIGRHGIAVLAVREGIHLESGIRSDLAPLDSMVEDLLDADLDVHCMRDLTRGGLASGLNEIASMTNCSIRLEENLIPVHDEVQGACEILGFDPIYVANEGKFVVILPRENGKKAVEILRHHESGHQAEIIGYVEKSTYADVLMNSSIGSERIVDMMSGEQLPRIC, from the coding sequence ATGAATAACCGCGATATTTCACAAATGACATGCCCTATTCCACTTGCCGATTACCCTGAGGTGACCATGGCGCATGGCGGTGGAGGAAGGTTGATGAACGATCTTATCGACAGGGTCATACTGAAGGCTTTCTCGAATCCCATTCTTGAAGCCAGACACGATGGAGCAGTTCTTGCGACAGAGGCGGGAAAATTGGCCTTCGCCACGGATTCACATGTTATTACGCCTTTATTCTTTCCCGGAGGTGATATAGGCGCTCTTGCCGTATACGGAACCGTTAACGACCTTGCCATGTGCGGAGCCCGTCCCAGGTGGCTCAGTGCGAGTTTCATCATCGAAGAAGGGTTTTCCATGGAAACCCTCTGGAGGGTTGTTGTCTCGATGGCTGAAGCGTCGAAAAAGACTGGCATTTCAATAGTCACCGGTGATACGAAAGTCGTGGACAATGGCAAGGGCGACGGTATTTACATCAATACCTCTGGAATCGGTATCATCCGTCCAGGTATCGAGATCGCTCCTTCAAGGATAAGGAAAGGCGATGCGGTGGTTCTCAGCGGTGATATAGGCAGGCACGGTATAGCTGTTCTGGCCGTTCGAGAAGGGATACATCTGGAAAGTGGAATCCGAAGCGATCTGGCTCCACTTGATTCCATGGTTGAAGACCTGCTGGACGCGGATCTGGATGTACACTGCATGAGGGATCTTACGAGAGGAGGCCTGGCAAGCGGACTTAACGAGATAGCTTCCATGACCAACTGTTCAATCAGGTTAGAAGAGAATCTTATTCCGGTTCACGATGAAGTTCAGGGCGCCTGTGAAATACTGGGCTTTGATCCGATTTACGTAGCTAACGAGGGCAAGTTCGTGGTTATCCTCCCTCGGGAAAACGGCAAAAAGGCAGTGGAAATCCTGAGACATCATGAAAGCGGTCATCAGGCTGAGATAATAGGTTACGTCGAAAAATCTACCTACGCTGATGTACTGATGAACAGCAGTATAGGATCAGAGAGAATTGTCGATATGATGAGCGGTGAACAACTGCCCAGAATCTGCTGA
- the acpS gene encoding holo-ACP synthase codes for MRIIGVGIDIVDIDVFRNRLDAGMVNELFLPGEIEYCSSRARPWESYAARFAAKEASFKALGVGLSHGLRWKDVEIIKEETGAVSVQLSGKALEHARNKHVKQVHLSISHSGENAIAVVTMES; via the coding sequence TTGAGAATAATCGGGGTTGGCATAGACATCGTTGACATTGATGTTTTCAGAAACCGTCTGGATGCTGGAATGGTAAACGAACTGTTCCTTCCCGGAGAAATTGAATACTGCTCATCCAGAGCTCGCCCATGGGAAAGCTATGCGGCTAGATTCGCAGCCAAGGAAGCTTCCTTCAAAGCACTTGGCGTTGGCCTTTCCCACGGATTGCGCTGGAAAGATGTCGAGATAATTAAAGAAGAAACCGGTGCTGTATCCGTTCAGTTAAGCGGTAAGGCACTGGAACATGCAAGGAATAAGCACGTAAAACAGGTTCATCTTTCCATCAGCCATTCAGGTGAGAACGCCATAGCCGTTGTTACAATGGAAAGCTGA
- a CDS encoding HypC/HybG/HupF family hydrogenase formation chaperone, which produces MCLGVPGKIEKISGSDDPVFVTGMVNFGGVLREVCLAGVRNAKVGDWVIVHAGFALNKLKEEEAFEVFDYLRQISEFGREELDDGKDTFDQTEKIETR; this is translated from the coding sequence ATGTGCCTGGGAGTTCCCGGAAAGATCGAGAAGATATCGGGAAGTGATGATCCTGTTTTCGTAACCGGCATGGTGAATTTCGGAGGTGTACTGAGAGAAGTCTGCCTTGCCGGTGTCCGGAATGCAAAGGTTGGTGATTGGGTGATTGTCCATGCTGGCTTTGCTCTTAACAAGCTCAAAGAGGAGGAGGCTTTTGAAGTTTTCGATTACCTGAGGCAGATATCCGAATTCGGACGGGAAGAACTTGACGATGGGAAAGACACATTCGATCAAACAGAAAAGATTGAGACACGTTGA
- a CDS encoding HAMP domain-containing histidine kinase has product MTDNKNRSLNPGMISESIPSPTNKFVIICVLVLAFILLSMYFHLDRHEGIGYSHFAYIPIIFAGFWWGRKAIYVAIILGMDVLGFSIFSNSASPLWADSIRVLSFLIVAFVIGELSNELLKTHRALREREDRVRKTNSSLREFAKLRKAFLHIAIHDMKSPVSATTMLLHSLQTLLDSSLTDEQEYLINRMHSRLDEATSFLHDFQLFAQLEDPSQIRKQATEINLNDLISDVVNVNQDIAHNKNQKLTCDLEENLSTAGGVERLIREVISNLVTNAIKYTPENGNIIVRSITMGDCVVSVEVEDDGIGISEKDQKKLFKEFVRIKDNNVAGQKVGGIGLGLSIVKRIINMHGGKAYVISEPGKGSTFGILLHSCPGDNGPLIRPALRVSEESVPVKGYIPE; this is encoded by the coding sequence ATGACTGATAATAAAAACAGATCATTAAATCCGGGAATGATCAGTGAGAGTATTCCAAGTCCCACCAATAAATTCGTTATCATTTGTGTTCTCGTTCTTGCTTTCATTCTTCTCAGCATGTATTTCCATCTTGATCGCCACGAGGGAATCGGGTACTCACATTTTGCTTACATACCCATCATATTCGCAGGTTTCTGGTGGGGCAGGAAGGCTATATACGTTGCTATAATACTTGGGATGGATGTGCTTGGTTTCAGCATCTTTTCCAATTCCGCAAGCCCATTGTGGGCTGATAGTATTCGTGTTCTATCCTTTCTTATAGTTGCCTTCGTCATCGGAGAGCTTAGTAACGAACTGCTGAAGACGCACAGGGCATTGCGGGAGCGGGAGGATAGAGTTCGTAAAACCAATTCCTCACTCAGAGAATTCGCTAAACTCAGAAAGGCTTTCCTGCATATTGCCATACATGACATGAAATCCCCGGTTTCCGCTACAACTATGCTGCTGCACAGCCTTCAGACACTCCTCGACAGTTCTCTTACAGATGAGCAGGAGTACCTGATAAACAGAATGCATTCCAGACTCGATGAAGCAACATCCTTCCTGCATGATTTTCAGCTTTTCGCACAGCTGGAGGATCCTTCCCAGATAAGGAAGCAGGCCACGGAAATAAACCTTAACGATCTTATCAGTGATGTCGTCAATGTAAATCAGGATATAGCACACAACAAGAACCAAAAGCTGACATGTGATCTTGAAGAAAACCTCTCGACCGCCGGAGGCGTTGAGCGGCTCATCCGCGAAGTCATCTCGAATCTTGTAACCAATGCCATTAAATATACCCCTGAAAACGGAAATATAATCGTTCGAAGTATAACCATGGGCGACTGCGTGGTATCTGTGGAAGTTGAGGATGATGGCATAGGTATTTCCGAGAAGGATCAGAAAAAACTCTTCAAGGAATTCGTCAGGATCAAAGATAACAATGTCGCTGGCCAGAAAGTCGGTGGAATAGGCCTCGGGCTTTCGATAGTAAAAAGGATTATCAATATGCATGGTGGAAAAGCCTACGTTATCAGTGAACCCGGAAAGGGCAGTACATTCGGTATCCTTCTTCACTCCTGCCCAGGTGATAATGGACCATTAATCAGGCCGGCTCTCAGAGTTTCTGAGGAAAGTGTACCGGTGAAGGGGTATATCCCTGAATAG
- the kbl gene encoding glycine C-acetyltransferase has protein sequence MAFSDSTRGLFTDEIEKIKEDGLFKEKRFICSEQDAEIEVEYPEGAAHKKVLNFCANNYLGLSSHPDVIKAAHEGLDARGYGMSSVRFICGTQDIHRELQDKVSAFLGMEDTLLFPSCMDANSGVFEAILGQEDVIIADRLIHASLVDGIRLCSAEYDTFKHMDMKHLEKKLKLHQDKRTRLVVTDGVFSMDGDLAPLDEMVALCNRYDAMLLVDDSHASGFIGKTGRGTHEYYDVIDSIDIITTTFGKGLGGASGGCVSGRSELIELCRQKARPYLFSNSLAPPIVNGSIKVIDLISSNTERRDKLEWNTKYFREKMEEAGLNMRPGVTPIVPVMLYNAKLANDMARDMYAEGIYVIGFCFPVVPAGKARIRVQLSAAHEKEHLDKCVEAFKKVGEKYGILGLGKKEIIEKYGN, from the coding sequence ATGGCGTTTTCAGACAGTACTAGAGGCCTGTTTACAGATGAAATAGAGAAAATCAAGGAAGATGGTCTCTTCAAAGAAAAAAGGTTCATCTGCTCAGAGCAGGACGCGGAAATTGAAGTTGAGTATCCCGAGGGCGCAGCCCACAAGAAAGTTCTCAATTTCTGCGCGAATAATTACCTGGGCCTTTCAAGTCACCCCGATGTAATCAAGGCGGCCCACGAAGGCCTCGATGCCCGTGGTTACGGCATGAGTTCCGTAAGGTTCATATGCGGCACGCAGGACATACACAGAGAACTCCAGGACAAGGTATCAGCCTTCCTGGGGATGGAGGATACCCTTCTGTTTCCCTCATGCATGGATGCGAATTCGGGTGTTTTTGAGGCGATACTTGGCCAGGAAGACGTGATCATAGCCGACAGGCTCATCCATGCATCACTTGTTGACGGTATACGTCTATGTTCGGCCGAGTACGATACATTCAAACATATGGATATGAAGCATCTTGAAAAGAAGCTTAAGCTGCATCAGGATAAAAGAACCAGACTGGTTGTGACCGACGGTGTGTTTTCGATGGATGGCGATCTCGCTCCACTTGATGAAATGGTCGCGCTTTGCAACCGTTACGATGCTATGCTTCTGGTCGATGACTCCCATGCATCGGGTTTCATAGGAAAGACCGGCAGGGGAACACACGAGTATTACGACGTGATCGATAGTATTGATATTATCACAACTACATTCGGAAAGGGACTTGGAGGAGCTTCCGGAGGTTGCGTATCCGGTCGGAGCGAGCTAATTGAACTCTGCCGCCAGAAGGCAAGACCGTACCTGTTCAGTAATTCCCTCGCGCCCCCTATCGTTAACGGATCGATCAAAGTAATTGATCTCATATCGAGTAACACTGAACGCCGTGACAAGCTTGAATGGAATACGAAGTACTTCCGTGAGAAGATGGAAGAGGCTGGCCTGAACATGCGTCCCGGCGTTACTCCAATAGTTCCCGTGATGCTGTACAACGCAAAGCTGGCTAACGATATGGCCAGGGATATGTACGCAGAAGGTATTTATGTGATAGGATTCTGTTTCCCTGTAGTCCCCGCGGGAAAAGCGAGGATTCGCGTCCAGCTTTCAGCCGCCCATGAAAAGGAACACCTCGATAAGTGTGTTGAGGCTTTCAAGAAGGTTGGGGAGAAGTACGGAATACTCGGTCTTGGCAAGAAAGAGATAATCGAGAAATACGGCAATTAG
- the hypF gene encoding carbamoyltransferase HypF encodes MLSRKIQMQRLRLEIKGAVQGVGFRPFVYRLAHRFNLQGWVSNTSKGVEVEVEGNTEVLKRFAEAILKEKPPVSIVQDIRSEYLEIVGYTNFEIRSSSGGRREAFVLPDLAICSECTLEILDPDNRRYRYPFTNCTNCGPRYSIINSIPYDRPSTTMSGFRMCGECMEEYENPLDRRFHAQPNACPECGPHLELWDSSGAVIAERDDALRRTAEEILEGRILAVKGLGGFHLMALARSDKTVQTLRSRKGRKMKPLAMMFPSFPMISEVCHVSTVERDILESSSSPIVLLRKLDNGSGAVHISELVSPSNPEYGIMLPYTPLHILLMMEIGEPVIATSGNLSDEPICIDEKEAIERLSGVADIFLVHNRPIARHVDDSIVRIFNNREMVLRRARGYAPLPLRMEYDESASVIATGGHLKNTLALSIGRNVFTSQHIGDLESPQAIRAFGEVWNSIEDLYDAHPDTIAYDMHPDYISSVRARESQLRGIPVQHHIAHVFSCMLDRGIVPPLLGVSWDGTGYGPDGTVWGGEFFHITDGTVKRIAHLKRFPLPGGDKAAREPRRSALGLLSRLYNDPVKYLPAGTFSTKETDVIRQMLASEVNSPLTSSAGRLFDAVASILDLYQTIEFEGQAAMALEHAIGGVKTEEFYSVDMIQATGEPIVLDWAPLIKGVIMDVAEGMSNGIISAKFHNALAAGIVAVAHRVGEKKVVFSGGCFQNVYLLRRVLNLLENLGYEPVIHRSLPANDGGIAPGQVVAAIFMKSKE; translated from the coding sequence ATTTTATCCCGGAAGATACAGATGCAGCGTTTACGGCTTGAAATTAAAGGAGCGGTTCAGGGAGTGGGTTTCAGGCCCTTTGTATACCGTCTTGCCCATCGATTTAACCTTCAGGGCTGGGTGTCCAACACCTCAAAGGGTGTAGAGGTAGAGGTTGAGGGAAATACTGAGGTTCTCAAGAGGTTTGCTGAAGCGATACTGAAAGAAAAACCGCCCGTATCCATCGTGCAGGATATACGCAGTGAGTATCTTGAAATAGTCGGATATACCAACTTCGAAATACGAAGTAGCAGCGGGGGAAGGAGGGAAGCTTTCGTACTTCCGGATCTTGCAATCTGCAGTGAGTGCACCCTTGAGATACTTGACCCGGATAATAGACGTTACAGATATCCTTTCACAAACTGTACGAACTGCGGCCCCAGGTATTCGATCATCAATTCAATTCCGTACGACAGACCTTCAACCACGATGTCCGGATTCAGGATGTGCGGTGAATGCATGGAGGAGTATGAGAACCCGCTTGACCGAAGATTTCATGCTCAGCCCAATGCCTGCCCTGAATGCGGCCCCCATCTGGAATTGTGGGATTCCTCTGGAGCTGTTATAGCGGAGCGGGACGATGCCCTCAGAAGAACCGCGGAGGAGATACTTGAAGGCAGAATACTGGCGGTAAAGGGGCTTGGCGGCTTTCATCTTATGGCACTTGCCCGATCCGATAAAACTGTTCAAACACTCCGTTCCCGCAAGGGAAGGAAGATGAAGCCCCTGGCCATGATGTTTCCATCATTCCCGATGATTTCAGAAGTCTGCCATGTATCAACGGTTGAAAGAGATATCCTTGAATCATCCAGCTCGCCGATAGTTCTTCTAAGAAAGCTCGATAATGGGAGTGGAGCAGTACATATCTCGGAACTGGTTTCACCTTCCAATCCTGAATACGGAATAATGCTGCCGTATACTCCTCTTCATATTCTTCTAATGATGGAGATAGGAGAACCTGTAATAGCCACAAGCGGAAATCTGAGCGATGAACCGATCTGCATCGATGAAAAAGAGGCTATTGAGAGGCTATCAGGCGTTGCGGATATTTTTCTTGTTCATAACCGACCGATAGCCCGGCATGTCGATGATTCTATTGTCAGAATTTTCAACAACAGGGAAATGGTACTGCGGAGGGCGAGAGGTTACGCACCATTGCCTTTGAGAATGGAATACGATGAATCTGCATCAGTTATTGCCACAGGAGGGCATCTGAAGAATACACTGGCCCTGTCAATCGGAAGGAACGTATTTACCAGTCAGCACATAGGGGATCTGGAATCACCGCAGGCCATAAGGGCTTTCGGTGAAGTCTGGAACAGTATAGAAGATCTGTACGATGCTCATCCCGATACTATCGCCTACGATATGCACCCGGACTATATCTCATCTGTACGGGCAAGAGAATCACAACTCAGGGGTATTCCGGTTCAGCATCATATTGCCCATGTGTTCTCGTGCATGCTGGACAGGGGAATCGTACCCCCTCTGCTTGGTGTTTCCTGGGATGGAACCGGATACGGCCCGGATGGAACAGTATGGGGTGGCGAGTTCTTCCACATCACGGACGGTACTGTGAAAAGGATAGCTCACCTGAAACGGTTTCCGCTGCCTGGCGGAGATAAAGCCGCACGGGAACCAAGAAGATCAGCACTGGGGCTTCTTTCAAGGCTATACAATGATCCGGTGAAGTACCTTCCGGCTGGTACATTTTCCACAAAAGAGACCGATGTAATAAGGCAGATGCTGGCGTCGGAGGTGAATTCTCCCCTTACTTCAAGTGCTGGAAGGCTGTTCGATGCAGTTGCCTCGATCCTCGATCTTTATCAGACTATTGAGTTCGAGGGGCAGGCGGCGATGGCTCTTGAGCACGCGATAGGGGGTGTCAAGACTGAGGAATTTTATTCTGTTGACATGATTCAGGCTACTGGAGAACCTATCGTACTCGACTGGGCTCCCCTTATCAAAGGTGTTATCATGGATGTTGCGGAAGGGATGAGCAACGGTATCATTTCGGCTAAATTTCATAATGCCCTTGCTGCCGGAATCGTTGCGGTAGCGCATAGGGTTGGAGAGAAGAAGGTCGTCTTCAGTGGAGGCTGCTTTCAGAACGTTTACCTTCTGCGGAGAGTTTTGAATTTACTCGAAAATCTAGGTTATGAACCGGTTATTCACAGAAGCCTTCCCGCTAACGATGGAGGTATCGCGCCTGGTCAAGTAGTGGCAGCTATATTTATGAAATCAAAGGAATGA
- a CDS encoding acyl carrier protein, with protein sequence MDKMKEAVLEYIVDEYLDEDEDDEVSFDSPLISSGIVDSFSMVSLKRFLENKYSIKLPDEEASPEAFDTVNSICILVNKHLG encoded by the coding sequence ATGGATAAGATGAAGGAAGCAGTACTTGAGTACATAGTAGATGAGTACCTTGATGAAGATGAAGATGATGAGGTTTCCTTTGATTCTCCGCTGATCTCATCAGGAATCGTAGACAGTTTTTCAATGGTTTCCCTTAAAAGATTCCTTGAGAATAAATACAGTATCAAACTTCCCGATGAAGAAGCTTCACCGGAGGCTTTCGATACGGTGAACTCAATTTGTATACTGGTTAATAAACATCTGGGATAA
- the hypD gene encoding hydrogenase formation protein HypD produces MKYVSEYRDRDTALKYADLIKQLVTQKWSIMEVCGGQTHSIVKYGIDQLLPDTVTLIHGPGCPVCVTPVELIDQAVLIASLENVIFCSFGDMLRVPGSSGDLLGAKASGGDVRMVYSPIDAVQIAAGNPEREVVFFAVGFETTAPVTAAAVLQAERLGLGNFSMLVSHVLVPPAIETILSSPDCVVQGFLAAGHVCAVMGYTEYEPVAEKYSVPIVVTGFEPLDILEGIYMCLQQLEQGRTEVENQYLRAVSREGNPAAIELMRRVFEIADRKWRGIGGIQDSGLSLRDSFSKFDAGRKFKVSSYEVEEPEICISGEVLRGNKKPHECSAFGTECTPEHPLGAPMVSSEGACAAYYRYRCVRKPDE; encoded by the coding sequence TTGAAGTACGTATCTGAATACCGCGACAGGGACACCGCTCTTAAGTACGCTGATCTTATAAAACAGCTTGTAACCCAAAAATGGAGCATAATGGAAGTCTGCGGCGGGCAGACTCATTCCATTGTCAAGTACGGTATAGATCAGCTTCTTCCGGATACTGTAACTCTTATCCACGGTCCAGGGTGCCCCGTGTGTGTAACTCCAGTAGAGCTGATTGATCAAGCTGTTTTGATCGCCAGCCTTGAAAACGTTATCTTCTGTTCGTTCGGTGATATGCTGCGGGTTCCGGGCAGCTCTGGTGATCTTCTTGGAGCTAAAGCATCAGGTGGAGATGTCCGAATGGTGTATTCTCCGATTGACGCGGTACAGATAGCTGCCGGTAATCCGGAAAGAGAAGTTGTTTTCTTCGCTGTGGGTTTCGAGACCACCGCTCCCGTAACTGCCGCCGCAGTGCTTCAGGCTGAACGTCTCGGACTCGGTAACTTCTCGATGCTTGTGTCTCATGTTCTGGTTCCTCCAGCGATTGAAACCATTCTTTCCAGCCCTGACTGCGTTGTCCAGGGCTTTCTTGCGGCCGGGCATGTATGTGCCGTAATGGGCTATACCGAATACGAACCTGTTGCTGAGAAGTATAGTGTTCCAATTGTCGTTACAGGTTTTGAACCCCTTGATATTCTTGAAGGCATTTACATGTGTCTGCAACAGCTTGAACAGGGCAGAACGGAAGTCGAGAATCAGTACCTCAGGGCTGTTTCCCGAGAAGGCAATCCGGCTGCTATTGAACTGATGCGAAGAGTTTTCGAAATAGCAGACCGGAAATGGAGGGGAATAGGGGGAATCCAGGACAGCGGCCTCAGCCTCAGAGACAGCTTTTCGAAGTTCGATGCCGGCAGGAAGTTCAAAGTCAGCAGCTATGAAGTCGAGGAACCGGAAATCTGTATTTCTGGAGAAGTTCTTAGAGGAAATAAGAAGCCACATGAATGTTCTGCGTTTGGAACGGAATGTACACCGGAGCATCCTCTTGGAGCACCGATGGTTTCCTCAGAGGGAGCCTGTGCTGCATATTACCGCTACAGATGTGTAAGGAAACCCGATGAATAA
- the acsA gene encoding acetate--CoA ligase: MTENQRIGGDHLSNIGSYEKRKESFNWDISKDVLDWKDGELLNIGAICSDRICSRGDGDKTALIWEGFGDKKAKYTFDDLRVFSNAFAKFLKDEGIEPGDRVCIFMDKIPSLYFSFLGILKLGAIAQPLFSAFGDESLEVRLASAETKAILTTRKHVKKVRKIKDRLPALKKIIVVEGNPDKLKEDEIFFDVENSPRVEEFDVYKSGPETPSVLHYTSGTTGQPKGALHVHNSVWGQALTTSWVLDLQDDDIYWCTADPGWVTGTSYGIIGPWALGATQCVLDSGFTSSRWYKFIQDNKISVWYSAPTAIRALMKDGDEIVGTFDHSSLRHLASVGEPLNAEAVIWSGEVFDGLKFHDTFWQTETGSMMITNYPGMEIRPGSMGMPFPGIEAAVLDLATHVPIDEPGKVGLIAFRPGWPSMFRQYWKKPDIYRSKFVGASEDDMPDELRTNPDLWYVSGDRASIDKDGYYWFVGRDDDVINTGGHLVGPFEIESALVEHEAIAEAAAVGKPDEVNMEVVKAFVTLKPGYEPSNDLELNIMNFIRKRLSPLAMPQEIEYMDKLPKTRSGKIVRRYLKAIEWGEDVGDMSTLSDE, encoded by the coding sequence CTGACGGAGAACCAGAGGATTGGAGGAGACCACTTGAGCAATATCGGATCCTATGAAAAGAGGAAAGAGAGTTTTAACTGGGATATCTCAAAGGATGTCCTTGACTGGAAGGATGGAGAACTCCTGAATATTGGAGCTATCTGTTCCGACAGAATCTGCAGCAGAGGTGACGGAGATAAAACAGCACTCATATGGGAAGGCTTCGGGGATAAGAAAGCGAAGTACACTTTCGATGACTTGAGGGTCTTTTCAAACGCATTCGCGAAGTTCCTGAAGGATGAGGGGATTGAACCAGGAGACAGGGTTTGCATATTCATGGACAAGATCCCGAGTCTCTATTTCTCCTTCCTGGGTATTCTTAAACTGGGGGCAATAGCGCAGCCGCTTTTCTCGGCATTCGGCGATGAATCTCTTGAAGTAAGACTTGCCAGCGCAGAAACAAAGGCAATTCTCACAACCCGCAAGCATGTGAAGAAAGTTCGGAAAATAAAGGACAGACTCCCAGCTCTGAAGAAGATAATAGTCGTAGAGGGCAATCCCGACAAATTAAAGGAAGACGAAATTTTCTTCGATGTGGAGAACAGCCCCAGGGTAGAGGAATTCGATGTTTACAAGTCCGGGCCTGAAACGCCTTCCGTTCTTCATTATACTTCCGGAACGACCGGTCAGCCGAAAGGCGCACTTCATGTTCACAATTCAGTATGGGGACAGGCGCTTACAACCAGCTGGGTGCTTGACCTTCAGGATGATGATATCTACTGGTGCACAGCGGATCCCGGATGGGTTACAGGAACCAGCTACGGCATCATAGGACCCTGGGCTCTTGGTGCCACGCAGTGTGTTCTGGACTCAGGATTTACATCTTCAAGATGGTATAAATTTATACAGGACAATAAAATATCCGTATGGTACTCTGCCCCCACCGCCATAAGGGCACTTATGAAAGATGGTGATGAGATTGTAGGGACCTTCGATCATTCATCACTCCGTCACCTTGCTTCAGTTGGTGAGCCTCTGAACGCTGAGGCGGTCATATGGAGCGGGGAAGTATTCGACGGTTTGAAATTCCATGATACCTTCTGGCAGACGGAAACCGGCTCGATGATGATAACTAACTATCCTGGAATGGAGATACGGCCGGGCTCAATGGGTATGCCTTTTCCGGGTATAGAGGCCGCTGTACTGGACCTTGCCACCCATGTTCCCATCGATGAACCTGGAAAGGTGGGACTGATAGCTTTCCGTCCCGGATGGCCGTCAATGTTCAGACAGTACTGGAAGAAGCCGGATATATACAGAAGCAAGTTCGTAGGGGCTTCCGAGGACGACATGCCTGATGAACTCAGAACAAATCCCGACCTCTGGTACGTTTCAGGCGACAGGGCCAGTATCGACAAGGATGGATACTACTGGTTCGTGGGTAGAGACGATGATGTGATAAATACCGGAGGCCATCTTGTTGGCCCCTTCGAGATAGAGTCAGCCCTTGTTGAGCATGAAGCCATAGCCGAGGCTGCCGCGGTGGGCAAACCGGACGAAGTTAATATGGAAGTTGTAAAGGCGTTCGTTACGCTGAAACCAGGTTACGAGCCCTCGAATGACCTTGAACTGAACATTATGAATTTTATCAGAAAAAGGCTTTCTCCTCTGGCAATGCCACAGGAGATCGAGTACATGGACAAGCTTCCTAAAACGCGTTCAGGCAAGATTGTCAGAAGATATCTTAAAGCAATTGAATGGGGAGAAGATGTTGGCGATATGTCAACACTTTCCGATGAATAA
- a CDS encoding hydrogenase maturation nickel metallochaperone HypA — translation MHEISLAYDMTRIIGNTLGRKVPLDRVNITVGPLSGISPESLKFCFTEIAKMEGFGEPELVINLTEAKLVCLECSTEYQAKDFYEGCPKCGSISRNILSGREFTVDSVEIDEGDN, via the coding sequence ATGCATGAAATTTCTCTTGCCTACGACATGACCAGAATAATCGGCAACACTCTGGGTAGAAAAGTACCCCTGGACCGTGTTAATATTACAGTCGGACCCCTTTCGGGAATCTCCCCCGAATCTTTGAAGTTCTGCTTCACTGAGATCGCGAAAATGGAGGGATTCGGAGAACCGGAACTGGTGATAAACCTTACCGAAGCGAAGCTCGTCTGTCTTGAATGCAGTACAGAATACCAGGCAAAGGATTTTTATGAGGGCTGTCCGAAATGCGGGTCGATCAGCAGGAATATCCTCTCAGGAAGGGAATTCACCGTGGACAGCGTAGAAATTGATGAAGGAGATAATTAG
- a CDS encoding acetate uptake transporter has product MKDTLANPAPLGLMGFGMTTVLLNMHNAGFFGNDIMILAMGIFYGGLAQVIAGIMEFRKGNTFGTTAFTSFGLFWLSLVFILLGARYKWFDFDAVFLGWYLFMWGLFTFFMWIATWKTNRSLQFVFLSLTVLFWLLAMGHWFEMPLWFNVMTGIEGIVCGLSAIYLAAAGVINEARGRTVLPICPRD; this is encoded by the coding sequence ATGAAAGATACTCTTGCCAATCCGGCCCCCCTGGGGCTAATGGGTTTCGGGATGACAACCGTCCTTCTGAATATGCACAACGCCGGATTTTTTGGTAACGATATCATGATACTTGCCATGGGTATTTTCTACGGCGGCCTGGCGCAGGTAATTGCAGGGATAATGGAATTCAGGAAGGGTAACACATTCGGCACGACCGCGTTCACAAGCTTCGGACTATTCTGGCTGTCTCTGGTTTTCATTCTACTAGGGGCCAGATATAAGTGGTTCGACTTCGATGCGGTATTTCTGGGATGGTACCTTTTCATGTGGGGGCTTTTCACGTTTTTCATGTGGATTGCCACCTGGAAAACGAATCGTTCACTGCAGTTCGTTTTCCTCAGTTTAACCGTTCTCTTCTGGCTTCTTGCAATGGGTCACTGGTTCGAAATGCCGCTATGGTTCAATGTCATGACCGGAATAGAGGGTATAGTATGCGGACTGTCCGCCATATATCTTGCGGCAGCCGGTGTTATTAATGAAGCCAGGGGCAGAACTGTTCTTCCCATCTGCCCCAGAGACTGA